One Castanea sativa cultivar Marrone di Chiusa Pesio chromosome 4, ASM4071231v1 DNA window includes the following coding sequences:
- the LOC142630900 gene encoding oleosin G-like → MADRPHQNSAETQSTRAPRSPRSPHQNHSITFSNSTTSAFLRKIKDHAPNSSQLVGLLTLLISGSILLLLTGLTVTATVLCIIFFTPLILFTSPIWFPIGAFLFVVTAGFMSLCGFGVALVAGLSWIYRYFRGMHPPGSDRFDYARSRIYDTASHVKDYATQYGGYLQSKEKDAAPGA, encoded by the coding sequence ATGGCTGATCGTCCCCACCAAAACTCAGCCGAAACCCAGAGTACTAGAGCCCCAAGATCCCCAAGATCCCCACACCAAAACCATTCCATCACCTTCTCCAACTCCACCACCTCTGCATTCCTACGTAAAATCAAAGACCATGCACCAAACTCCTCCCAACTCGTTGGCCTCCTAACCCTCCTCATCTCCGGCTCCATCTTGCTCCTCCTCACTGGCCTCACTGTCACCGCCACAGTCCTCTGCATCATCTTCTTCACCCCATTAATCCTTTTCACGAGCCCCATATGGTTCCCCATTGGGGCATTCCTCTTTGTTGTAACCGCAGGGTTCATGTCCCTCTGTGGCTTTGGTGTTGCCCTTGTGGCCGGTCTGTCATGGATATACCGCTACTTCCGTGGGATGCACCCGCCCGGTTCGGACCGGTTCGACTACGCGAGGAGCCGGATTTATGACACTGCGTCTCATGTCAAGGACTATGCTACTCAGTACGGTGGGTACTTGCAGAGTAAAGAGAAGGATGCGGCTCCTGGAGCTTGA